One region of Deltaproteobacteria bacterium genomic DNA includes:
- a CDS encoding thrombospondin yields the protein MKRFFAIFTFAAFVTLPSLALAQSNPGYECDDQFGACGTPEQSGGGGGGGCGGGGSILVNNTDLGDT from the coding sequence TCTTCACCTTCGCAGCGTTCGTGACGCTGCCCAGCCTGGCGCTGGCCCAGAGCAACCCCGGCTACGAGTGCGACGACCAGTTCGGCGCCTGCGGCACGCCCGAGCAGAGCGGCGGCGGCGGCGGCGGTGGCTGCGGCGGCGGCGGCTCGATCCTCGTGAACAACACCGACCTCGGTGACACCT